The genomic region AACATTGCATGTTACTTATGATTCcacattttcaaaattgtaCCAAGCtctgtttgaatatttatatagaaaatgaaGATGGTTATCTCACAGAACAATTACACtaacattttaaatttactagGTGATCTACCATCATATATAACTCGATTCCAGTGGGATATGGCAAAGTATCCTATCAAGCAATCATTGAGAAATATTGCTGACATTATCAGTAAACAAGTGGGTCAAATTGATGCTGATCTTAAAACTAAATCTACaacatataataatttgaaaggAAGTTTACAAAATCTTGAAAAGAAGCAAACGTAagttataactttttattactgaacatttcatatatgtaaattattattgattttacttAAGACTTCTATATCTTGAAAGTTATTTAAGGAAgataattgttattatatagaGGAAGCTTATTAACAAGAAATTTGGCAGATTTAGTGAAGAAGGAACACTTTATCTTGGATAGCGAATATTTAACTACTTTGCTTGTAATCGTCCCAAGGTAAACTTActtaacaaattttgtaattgcTGCTATTTCTTTAGatgatacaaaattttttctaTGAAATGTTTAGAGCAAATTTCCAGGAATGGCATAGTGGATATGAAAAGTTAACGAAAATGATAGTACCACGTACTACACAACTCATTGCTCAAGATGTTGAGTATGGATTATTTACTGTTACTTTGTTCAAAAAAGTTATCgatgaatttaaattacacGCACGTGAAAAGAAGTTCATCGTTCGTGATTTTACATATAATGAAGAGGAATTAGCAGCAGGTACTTAATGTGTTGTTACAATTTCTTtacttctatttctatttataacaaatactttctttttatttacatacaaattagtttatacaatttttagttttatagtagagacattaatattatttgcaattatgaaatttattaaaatatgttatagGAAAAAATGAGATAACAAAATTGGTAacagataaaaagaaacaatttggGCCTCTTGTACGTTGGTTAAAAGTTAACTTTAGTGAGTGTTTCTGTGCATGGATTCATGTTAAAGCTTTGCGCGTATTTGTAGAATCTGTCCTAAGGTAAATAATCATTTGATGTTACAAAGCTTACATATAATCATATATCGATTAAATTATGACTTATTAGGTATGGATTACCTGTAAATTTTCAAGCGATATTATTGCATCCTCATAAAAAATGTGCAAGGCGTTTACGTGATGTTCTGAATCAGCATTACGCTCATTTAGATTCCTCTGCTACAACATCGTCTGGTGCACAAGGAAATCAAGATGTAAGTTGTAACGTTTTAATAATAGATTATTTTAAAGGAATTTACTttgatttctttataaaaattctgtcATGTATTACCTAATATCTTTTTCCTATTTATCTGTTCAAACAGAGCGTGGATATACCAGGGTTAGGTTTTGGCCAAAATGACTATTTCCCTTATGTGTATTATAAAATCAACGTAGATATGGTTGACAATAAGGTCTAATTATTAAAGTGATGAgtctattttcttatattttaaatatccttTCATTTACATAAAACATACTTCCATATCTCCAGGTACTTAAAGCAGGTGCGTATAAAGTAGTTTGTATGAACTATGATCATTTCTGTTTACATGAACTACGATatattgcattttttaaaactttGCTACGATCTTGATTTTcaatgtaaatgtaattattattgattCACTTCCAGGagtatatcaaatatttactcaaaactgatatttttatagtacATCAAAATGCCTGGAGAGATGTATGTACTTTGATATTAGCTTAATATAAACTATGCATAATAGAATGCacaattatttgtataaattttagcagacgaatttgaatacatcttgcaaattttcttttttttttaaacaggCTATATTTAATTGAACAAAAGACATTAGTACAAATGAGACTCATAATATGATTATATACTTTAAATTTACAGCTTTAAAGAAAACTGAATATATTAAAGATTAACAACCATAATAATCACATTCTGCGTAAAATGCCTGTATAAATGTACCAAAATTCTCACAATTAAATATAGCACAACCtattttatatagtactacatgaagagcaaaaaatatattgtgcCAGAATAGAAATTCTGCAATGTAGaattgtattatgttatgtattGCTTATAAAATTAAGACCATTGTGAATATTGTTATAAAGAAGAAAGTGCATCTTGTTACAAGAACATATGTCATAATATCTGTTTTGATTCAAATGCTTTTACCATGTTCATTCAATAGGTCTTCATAATGCATATTGTATTATGCGACAACTAGTAAAATAAGTGTTATTGAAGTGTTAAGAtactgtaaatttatttcactaaCATTAAAAACTAATGTTTTAACAATGCAGAGTGTACCAGATACATACTAATGTATCAATGTTACTtattaaaaactataaaaCTGCAAAACATTAGTGGAATTCttaaagtattattattaacattatctTTCAAGttttaatgatatataaagcttttcattttataataaatacaattgaagtattaaatattgatttgAAGGCtgcataaaaatgaaaagtaatATACGGAATCGCTATGGTGCATGTTGTTTAAACAGGttgtattataaatactttatGTATAGAAACTATACTTTGCAATATTACTTTACTTTGCAATAttacttaaattttatttttttcgaaattgtatttttaatacaacgatataaatCGAATCGTATGCCTgaatatattcaattttattctatacatacgtttgagaaataaaatggtctacagatataatatttttcctgATTTAAACAAACATATTTTAACCTATGGGAAGATAATTTAGTTTATAATTTCCGTTCGAATAATAATCATTAATTCATTAGTGTTTCGAAGTGCATTTGTATTTCAAactgtaaattattataaagttGACGATAAAGTGTTAAAAagtaaacgaaattttatcgtcatcgattaaattttataaaagaaaagttttcCTATGcgttaaataatgaaaatgttcTATGTATtaaaaacgttatatgtatcATACTGATAATTGTGAAAatgtattgttttatatacTCCAAAAtcaattacaatattatattaataatatataatttttaaattccagTTGTAAAAACATTTCAGTCACAGTGATGACAATATTAGCTAAATGATAACTGTATGTTAAATCTATGAATAAATGAATTCTTGAATGGAGTATGTGATCAAGAAATTACTCTGTTATAATCTATGTAcacattaaatataaagtatcaTTTAATCATTTcgctctccctctctctttcttgttGACTATTTAGATTAACTAATATTGGATAACAAATAtcgcattttattttaattatatcatttattaaaacgaacaatatgtattgttacaacctttataaaaaatgtataaatttcagCTTTGGTTATCAAACTTAACATATATCTAAAATACGAAGTAGTACATTCTTACTGTCACATTACAAATACACAAACTTATAAAGTATGAGAAGAAACATTACTACTCTGACATAATTcctggaaaaagaagaaaaatttagtcttatttttctgtaatataaaattatttatattttctttgctACTTAAGTACTTTATGATAATTACATGTAAAGCATCAATTTCCTTGTCCCAATTTTTTTCACCAATATGTTTAACTGCCTTTGTAAATAAATGTCTTATTTTACTAACATTTTgcttaaatacttttattacaTCAGCTGCATGAACATTATCTTCATAATCTCTCCAGCAATCAT from Bombus fervidus isolate BK054 chromosome 11, iyBomFerv1, whole genome shotgun sequence harbors:
- the Vha44 gene encoding V-type proton ATPase subunit Vha44 isoform X1; this translates as MTEYWLISAPGDKTCQQTWETMNNLTSKQHSLSVNYKFHIPDLKVGTLDQLVGLSDDLGKLDAYVEQVTRKVATYLGEVLEDQRDKLHENLLANNSDLPSYITRFQWDMAKYPIKQSLRNIADIISKQVGQIDADLKTKSTTYNNLKGSLQNLEKKQTGSLLTRNLADLVKKEHFILDSEYLTTLLVIVPRANFQEWHSGYEKLTKMIVPRTTQLIAQDVEYGLFTVTLFKKVIDEFKLHAREKKFIVRDFTYNEEELAAGKNEITKLVTDKKKQFGPLVRWLKVNFSECFCAWIHVKALRVFVESVLRYGLPVNFQAILLHPHKKCARRLRDVLNQHYAHLDSSATTSSGAQGNQDSVDIPGLGFGQNDYFPYVYYKINVDMVDNKV
- the Vha44 gene encoding V-type proton ATPase subunit Vha44 isoform X2; this encodes MTEYWLISAPGDKTCQQTWETMNNLTSKQHSLSVNYKFHIPDLKVGTLDQLVGLSDDLGKLDAYVEQVTRKVATYLGEVLEDQRDKLHENLLANNSQTSVDGESSSPEGGPDTPPNTPVTPSHKSSKEHHKQWKESEKCEPEPAACLGQHHHQRHHHHEHHHSHKHHNHPSETEKKSSYSPQGICDVRSSNDPLSAYSCYHAHWCAASTSSTPIPSPTPTSPSLSLSSNCSSEGETRWQSATRHRTIEKADRSTSNRKSLGNDDDEDDADQNNDQDQDQDHSGNLPNPGDLPSYITRFQWDMAKYPIKQSLRNIADIISKQVGQIDADLKTKSTTYNNLKGSLQNLEKKQTGSLLTRNLADLVKKEHFILDSEYLTTLLVIVPRANFQEWHSGYEKLTKMIVPRTTQLIAQDVEYGLFTVTLFKKVIDEFKLHAREKKFIVRDFTYNEEELAAGKNEITKLVTDKKKQFGPLVRWLKVNFSECFCAWIHVKALRVFVESVLRYGLPVNFQAILLHPHKKCARRLRDVLNQHYAHLDSSATTSSGAQGNQDSVDIPGLGFGQNDYFPYVYYKINVDMVDNKV